Proteins encoded within one genomic window of Gloeobacter kilaueensis JS1:
- a CDS encoding DUF2973 domain-containing protein, which yields MAVGWRQRQSRKTNRIKPHPELLDRQGRLIKDPLLVVRVTPRDADFRSRLEALYNQSPDEEQRPER from the coding sequence ATGGCTGTGGGTTGGCGTCAGAGGCAGTCGCGTAAGACGAATCGCATCAAGCCGCACCCGGAATTGCTCGATCGTCAGGGCCGGTTGATCAAAGATCCGCTGCTGGTGGTCCGGGTAACGCCCCGCGACGCTGATTTTCGCAGTCGGCTCGAAGCTCTTTATAACCAGTCCCCCGACGAGGAGCAGCGCCCCGAGCGCTAG
- a CDS encoding dihydrofolate reductase produces the protein MEMLKLTAVVATDRNRLIGRDNDLPWDCPEELQAFKQLTIGQTLLMGRQTFESIVKRRKAPLVERRHLVLTHRPGPPWPDVQYLPSLEEALVCARQKTLFVIGGASVYAQCARLLDTLYLSLIPGEHTGDTYLPDLGYCWNIVAEEGFKTFVRYKFQRDEQAHFDWSQLGAQKT, from the coding sequence ATGGAGATGCTCAAACTCACCGCCGTCGTCGCCACCGACCGCAACCGCCTGATTGGCCGGGACAACGACCTGCCCTGGGATTGCCCTGAAGAATTGCAGGCATTCAAACAGCTCACCATCGGCCAGACGCTGCTGATGGGCCGCCAAACTTTCGAGAGCATCGTCAAAAGGCGCAAAGCCCCTTTAGTAGAACGCAGGCATCTTGTATTGACACATCGACCGGGTCCGCCCTGGCCCGACGTGCAGTATCTGCCAAGCCTGGAGGAGGCACTGGTCTGTGCCCGGCAAAAAACCCTCTTCGTTATCGGTGGAGCGAGCGTCTATGCCCAGTGCGCCAGACTGCTCGACACTCTCTACTTGAGCTTGATCCCAGGAGAGCACACGGGCGACACCTACCTGCCCGATCTCGGCTATTGCTGGAACATCGTTGCGGAGGAAGGCTTCAAGACCTTTGTGCGCTACAAGTTCCAGCGCGACGAGCAGGCCCACTTCGACTGGTCACAGCTGGGCGCACAAAAAACCTAG
- a CDS encoding threonine aldolase family protein, translated as MSDPAIDLRSDTVTRPTAAMRQTMFEAEVGDDVYGEDPTVNRLQERVARLLGKEKGLFFPTGTMCNQVAIATHTRPGQEVICDRDCHVFNYERGGASHLSGVQLHTLSGQHGILSAEQVRSAIRPVDLHEPMTALILLENTHNRGGGVVYPQPLILDIAEVAHQYRLPMHLDGARLLNASVASGLSPAELAAPFDSVYFCLSKGLGCPAGSVLAGGADFIAQATRLRKAFGGGMRQVGLLAAAGLYALDHHIERLAEDHRRARQLAEQLAQLPAFSVDLEVVHTNIVMVDVQADYTAAAVAADLAAHGVRVSVFGPQRLRLVTHLDINDGAIEQALAVFKRLYG; from the coding sequence ATGTCTGACCCGGCCATCGATTTGCGCAGCGATACGGTTACCCGGCCCACAGCGGCGATGCGTCAGACGATGTTCGAGGCCGAAGTCGGAGACGATGTATACGGAGAAGATCCCACCGTCAACCGCCTGCAGGAGCGCGTCGCTCGCCTGCTCGGCAAAGAAAAGGGGCTATTTTTTCCTACCGGCACGATGTGCAATCAGGTGGCAATTGCCACCCATACCCGTCCCGGCCAGGAGGTGATCTGCGATCGAGACTGTCATGTTTTCAACTACGAGCGGGGCGGCGCGAGTCACTTAAGCGGCGTCCAACTCCATACCCTCAGTGGTCAGCACGGTATCTTAAGCGCTGAGCAGGTGCGCTCTGCAATTCGGCCCGTCGATCTGCACGAGCCGATGACCGCCCTCATCCTGCTTGAAAATACCCACAATCGGGGTGGCGGCGTGGTCTATCCGCAGCCGCTCATCTTAGACATTGCCGAGGTTGCCCACCAGTACCGGTTGCCGATGCACCTCGATGGAGCGCGACTCCTAAATGCCAGCGTCGCCAGCGGCCTCAGCCCGGCAGAACTGGCCGCTCCTTTCGACTCGGTTTACTTCTGCCTTTCTAAGGGGCTGGGCTGCCCGGCGGGGTCGGTCCTGGCGGGGGGAGCCGATTTTATCGCCCAGGCGACGCGGCTGCGCAAAGCTTTTGGGGGCGGTATGCGCCAGGTGGGCCTGCTCGCCGCCGCCGGGCTTTACGCCCTCGATCACCACATCGAACGGCTGGCGGAGGATCATCGGCGCGCACGGCAGCTGGCGGAGCAACTTGCTCAGCTGCCGGCCTTTTCGGTCGATCTGGAGGTGGTACACACCAACATCGTCATGGTCGATGTCCAGGCCGATTACACAGCGGCGGCGGTAGCGGCGGATCTGGCCGCCCACGGCGTTCGAGTCAGCGTCTTTGGTCCCCAGCGGCTGCGGTTGGTCACCCACCTCGACATCAACGATGGGGCAATCGAGCAGGCACTCGCGGTCTTCAAGCGTCTCTATGGCTAG
- the lepB gene encoding signal peptidase I → MSNSPSPPPENKFWTFLKSQRENVQSIAVALILTFTIQTFAAQAFYIPSGSMEPTLLINDRLMVEKISYDFSSPQRGQIIVFTPPKNGINTNDQPFIKRVIGLPGDTVAVHEGKVYINSKPLDEKYIAEPPAYEMQPVKVPDNMYFVMGDNRNNSFDSHIWGFLPRKNVIGRAVFRFWPLDRLGPLN, encoded by the coding sequence ATGAGCAACTCGCCCAGCCCGCCCCCAGAAAACAAATTCTGGACATTCCTTAAAAGCCAGCGCGAAAATGTGCAGTCTATCGCCGTGGCGCTGATCCTCACCTTCACCATCCAGACTTTCGCCGCCCAGGCGTTCTACATTCCTTCAGGCTCGATGGAGCCGACGCTGCTCATCAACGATCGGCTGATGGTCGAAAAGATCAGCTACGACTTTTCTTCGCCCCAGCGCGGCCAGATCATCGTCTTCACACCGCCCAAAAATGGCATCAACACCAACGACCAGCCCTTTATCAAGCGGGTGATCGGCCTGCCGGGCGATACGGTCGCCGTCCACGAGGGCAAAGTGTATATCAACAGTAAACCCCTCGACGAAAAATACATCGCCGAGCCACCGGCCTACGAGATGCAGCCGGTCAAGGTGCCCGACAACATGTACTTCGTCATGGGCGACAACCGCAACAACAGCTTCGACTCGCACATCTGGGGCTTCCTGCCGCGCAAGAACGTGATTGGCCGGGCCGTCTTCCGCTTCTGGCCGCTCGATCGGCTGGGGCCGCTCAACTAA
- a CDS encoding nucleoside hydrolase gives MAKPVIHDQDGHADDLVATLLLAAHPAVDLKAAIVNSGDCLPEVSAQVLQEVLLQLGLPEVVVAYQIHSLPHPFPAAWQAESLNYRRDFAGSPVHSPTATGTQLLVETILESPEPVTLLVTGPCTNLAAALDAAPQIARKLERVVLMAGSLAAGGNVHDQPGHDGSAEWNLYCDPPAAAFCLAAGLPLELVTLDVTNHVPMTPPFLQRLAERSGACAIAARLLGGVEQQNYYFWDTLAALLTCEPDFLPRQGVQVRIRTDAPAEGRTECADDGFPVTIFAAGDEDRTLKVRVEERFIKILEGAGF, from the coding sequence TTGGCAAAGCCAGTCATCCACGACCAGGATGGCCACGCCGACGATCTGGTGGCGACGCTGCTCCTGGCGGCCCACCCGGCGGTGGACCTCAAGGCTGCCATCGTCAATAGCGGCGACTGTCTGCCGGAGGTCTCCGCCCAGGTGCTGCAGGAGGTACTGCTCCAACTGGGCCTCCCCGAGGTGGTGGTGGCTTACCAGATCCATTCGCTGCCCCATCCGTTTCCGGCAGCCTGGCAGGCGGAGAGCCTCAATTATCGCCGCGACTTCGCCGGTTCACCGGTGCATTCTCCAACCGCAACGGGCACCCAACTGCTGGTGGAGACGATTCTAGAGAGCCCCGAACCGGTGACACTGCTGGTCACTGGTCCCTGCACCAACCTCGCCGCCGCCCTGGACGCTGCACCGCAGATTGCCCGCAAGTTGGAGCGGGTGGTGTTGATGGCCGGTAGTCTGGCGGCGGGAGGCAACGTCCACGACCAACCGGGTCACGACGGCAGCGCCGAGTGGAATCTTTATTGTGACCCGCCCGCCGCTGCTTTCTGTCTGGCTGCTGGGCTGCCTTTGGAGCTGGTCACCCTCGATGTCACCAATCACGTGCCGATGACGCCGCCTTTTTTGCAGCGCCTGGCTGAGCGCTCCGGTGCCTGTGCGATCGCAGCCAGGCTGCTGGGCGGTGTCGAGCAGCAGAATTACTATTTCTGGGACACCCTCGCCGCTCTGCTGACCTGCGAACCGGATTTTCTACCCCGCCAGGGTGTACAAGTTCGTATCCGCACCGACGCACCGGCTGAGGGGCGCACCGAGTGTGCGGACGACGGCTTTCCAGTAACGATCTTTGCTGCCGGAGACGAGGACAGAACGCTCAAGGTGCGCGTCGAGGAACGCTTTATCAAGATCCTCGAAGGGGCAGGATTCTAG